From a region of the uncultured Draconibacterium sp. genome:
- a CDS encoding lipoate--protein ligase, giving the protein MICINLKNTDPFYCLATEEYLLKNFDDDIFMLWQSDKTVVVGKHQNALGEVNYRYVRKNDITVARRISGGGTVYHDAGNVNFAFIKNVKSPAEISFKQFTEPVVEALAQLDIEATTSGRNDLLIEGLKISGNAEHVFKNRVLHHGTLLFNSDLGNLGNSIKVIPGKYTSKAVQSNRSKVANISPFLKKEMSIEAFIDFLIGVQLKKEGAESYTITADDEEAITKLVDEKFTTLDWRWGYSPKYTFTNKAEIDGRTLEIYLEVKKGRIENANLQGNYFVEPYATELSALLLGKPHFYEDIRDLLGTDNEELIYAFF; this is encoded by the coding sequence ATGATTTGTATAAACCTTAAAAATACTGATCCTTTCTATTGTCTGGCTACCGAAGAGTACCTGCTAAAAAATTTCGATGATGATATTTTTATGCTGTGGCAAAGCGATAAAACGGTGGTTGTTGGCAAACACCAGAACGCGCTGGGCGAAGTAAATTACCGCTATGTGCGCAAGAATGACATTACTGTTGCACGCCGTATTTCGGGAGGGGGAACAGTTTACCACGATGCAGGAAATGTAAATTTTGCCTTTATTAAAAATGTGAAGAGTCCGGCTGAGATTTCGTTTAAACAGTTTACCGAACCCGTAGTGGAAGCATTGGCCCAACTGGATATTGAAGCCACAACATCAGGGAGAAACGATTTGCTGATTGAAGGGTTAAAGATATCGGGAAATGCCGAGCATGTTTTTAAAAACCGGGTCTTGCATCACGGTACCTTGTTGTTTAACTCCGATCTGGGTAATCTGGGAAACAGTATAAAAGTCATCCCCGGAAAATATACGAGTAAAGCGGTGCAGTCGAACCGAAGCAAAGTGGCTAATATTTCTCCGTTCCTGAAAAAGGAAATGTCGATCGAGGCGTTTATCGATTTCCTGATTGGAGTGCAGCTAAAAAAAGAAGGAGCTGAAAGTTATACGATTACAGCTGATGATGAGGAAGCGATTACAAAATTGGTTGATGAAAAATTCACTACCTTGGACTGGCGTTGGGGCTATTCGCCAAAATACACTTTTACCAATAAGGCGGAAATCGACGGCCGGACACTGGAAATCTATTTAGAAGTTAAGAAGGGCCGGATTGAAAACGCCAACCTGCAAGGCAATTATTTTGTTGAACCTTACGCTACTGAATTATCTGCCTTATTGCTTGGTAAACCACACTTCTACGAGGATATTCGCGATTTATTGGGAACTGATAACGAGGAGTTGATTTACGCGTTCTTCTGA
- a CDS encoding TonB-dependent receptor, translated as MKRFFISILLLIQVMVVTAQTGTIKGTVIDAKTKEALIGTTVLIKGTTQGSITDFDGNYVIPNVKVGSHTIAVSFISYDPQEFQVEVKPDNNVELNVALLPATLEIEGVQVVAKARRESEAMLLIDQKNASGIKESIGAKRMSSMGVSDAGTATSKITGVTKNEGSGDIYIRGLGDRYLTTTMNGLPIPSDDVEKKNIDLNLFSTDIIGNVGINKTFAVETYGDQASGAVNIGSKTYSEDIELEVSTGTSTNIIKDGTFGDFKATQNINDVNLIGGYSRTYATGDALKYQSWNTEEQKFPLNRGLSLMGGKKFELFDNDFSVFATLSHSNDFEYRNGTYKKYRSNVLDNSFTDTETFQTEYNTTGLLNLSYNFNTDHTLNFNSMVIFKTVDELYEQGRNGEGYAYDQLPQQEAAFTRDQNLKETHLIINQLLGTHKITEKNRLEWAVGYNMVDADEPNRIHNEVNMLDDNSVGFAYVGDFQQKKSMQTISDDELNAYLKDNITFIDEDDKILKLNLGGNFRMKGRDFYSLPYGIRAKNVTVQSIDNMDEAFLNLDLYESGDLRIREVDPDFYDATLNVYAGYLNVDFGKEKFSGNVGVRYERDELEVNWNVTNYVGRVGSLDKSYDNILPALMLKYQATEKQSLRFVASKTITLPEFKELAPFEYVSPTGRVTKGNPDLVKSDNSNFDLKWEFFPSRGELFSVTGFYKMINDPINRTQTRGSSGNFYFANTGERADVYGVEAEARFGIIKAETSETSDLNMTLNATKMWHNQDLFEIFQYNSKTETELQGAAGFIFNGALSYSSNTDNEFQASLTANYSSDKILALGAPEDFVNSATLFNNEIIEKGFTTVDLVMSKVINKTFAVKFSAKNLLNPEIEQTQEIKPLSDEAFTDVVNSYKKGINLSLSLKINLH; from the coding sequence ATGAAACGTTTTTTCATTAGCATTCTGTTGCTAATTCAGGTAATGGTAGTTACAGCTCAAACAGGAACAATTAAAGGAACTGTAATCGACGCCAAAACAAAGGAGGCCCTGATCGGGACCACTGTATTAATCAAAGGAACAACACAAGGGAGTATTACCGATTTCGATGGGAATTACGTAATCCCCAACGTAAAAGTGGGTAGCCATACCATCGCTGTTTCGTTTATTTCGTATGATCCACAAGAATTTCAGGTAGAAGTAAAACCGGACAATAACGTTGAATTAAATGTAGCGTTATTACCGGCCACACTCGAAATTGAAGGTGTTCAGGTAGTGGCAAAAGCCAGGCGCGAATCGGAAGCGATGCTGCTGATCGATCAGAAAAATGCTTCGGGAATTAAAGAAAGTATCGGAGCAAAACGTATGTCGAGTATGGGAGTCTCTGATGCGGGAACGGCAACATCAAAAATAACCGGTGTTACCAAAAACGAAGGCAGCGGCGATATATACATCCGTGGTTTGGGCGATCGGTATTTAACCACAACCATGAACGGACTGCCAATTCCTTCGGATGATGTGGAAAAGAAAAACATCGATCTAAACCTATTCTCTACGGATATAATCGGCAATGTGGGAATCAACAAAACCTTTGCGGTTGAAACCTATGGCGACCAGGCTTCGGGAGCTGTAAATATCGGGTCGAAAACCTACTCTGAAGATATTGAACTGGAAGTTTCGACCGGAACATCAACCAACATTATTAAAGATGGAACTTTTGGTGATTTTAAAGCCACTCAGAACATCAACGATGTAAACTTAATTGGCGGTTATAGCCGAACTTACGCAACTGGTGATGCTCTAAAATATCAAAGCTGGAACACCGAGGAGCAGAAATTTCCATTAAACCGTGGTTTGTCGTTAATGGGTGGTAAAAAATTCGAGTTATTTGATAACGATTTCTCGGTATTTGCTACGCTTTCTCATTCAAACGATTTTGAATACCGTAACGGTACCTACAAAAAATACAGATCGAATGTATTGGATAATTCGTTTACCGATACCGAAACCTTTCAGACAGAATACAATACCACCGGTTTACTGAACCTGTCCTACAATTTTAATACTGATCATACTTTGAATTTCAATAGTATGGTCATATTTAAAACGGTTGATGAGTTATACGAACAAGGTAGAAACGGAGAAGGTTACGCTTACGACCAATTGCCTCAGCAGGAAGCTGCATTTACACGCGACCAAAACTTAAAAGAGACACACCTAATTATTAACCAGTTACTCGGCACGCATAAAATCACTGAGAAAAACAGATTGGAGTGGGCTGTTGGCTACAACATGGTTGATGCCGACGAGCCAAACCGTATTCATAATGAAGTAAATATGCTTGACGATAATTCGGTAGGTTTTGCTTATGTAGGCGATTTCCAACAAAAAAAGTCGATGCAGACTATTAGCGACGACGAACTGAATGCTTACCTAAAGGATAACATCACTTTTATCGATGAAGATGATAAGATCCTTAAGTTGAATTTGGGTGGTAACTTCAGGATGAAAGGGAGAGACTTTTATTCACTTCCTTATGGGATTCGGGCTAAGAATGTAACTGTACAGTCGATCGATAATATGGACGAAGCATTTCTGAATCTTGATTTGTACGAGAGCGGAGATTTGAGAATTCGCGAAGTAGATCCCGATTTTTACGATGCTACATTGAATGTATACGCCGGATATCTTAATGTTGATTTCGGAAAAGAAAAGTTCAGTGGTAATGTTGGAGTACGTTACGAACGCGATGAATTAGAGGTGAACTGGAACGTAACCAACTATGTAGGAAGAGTTGGAAGCCTTGATAAATCGTACGATAATATTTTGCCGGCCTTAATGTTAAAATACCAGGCTACCGAAAAACAGTCGTTGCGCTTTGTAGCGAGTAAAACCATTACGCTTCCTGAGTTTAAGGAATTGGCGCCCTTTGAATATGTTTCCCCTACCGGGCGTGTAACCAAAGGTAACCCCGACCTGGTAAAATCCGACAACTCCAACTTCGACCTGAAATGGGAATTCTTCCCTTCACGCGGAGAGTTGTTCTCGGTTACAGGTTTCTACAAAATGATTAACGACCCGATAAATAGGACACAAACGCGAGGTTCGTCAGGTAATTTTTATTTTGCGAACACTGGTGAGCGTGCCGACGTGTACGGAGTGGAAGCTGAAGCCCGCTTTGGTATCATTAAAGCAGAAACTTCCGAAACCTCTGATTTGAATATGACACTGAATGCTACAAAGATGTGGCACAACCAGGATCTGTTCGAAATTTTCCAATACAACAGTAAAACGGAAACCGAATTACAGGGAGCTGCCGGATTTATTTTTAATGGAGCTTTAAGTTATTCGAGCAATACCGATAATGAGTTTCAGGCCAGTTTAACTGCTAACTATTCATCGGATAAAATTCTGGCATTGGGTGCACCCGAAGACTTTGTAAACAGTGCAACTCTATTCAATAACGAAATTATTGAAAAAGGATTTACAACGGTTGACCTGGTAATGAGTAAGGTTATCAATAAAACTTTTGCAGTAAAATTTTCTGCAAAAAACCTGCTAAATCCTGAAATCGAGCAAACACAGGAAATCAAACCTTTATCGGATGAGGCCTTCACCGATGTGGTTAACTCCTACAAAAAAGGTATCAACCTAAGTCTAAGTCTCAAAATAAATCTGCATTAA
- a CDS encoding carboxypeptidase-like regulatory domain-containing protein — MKKVLIAALLVITVLAVNAKEDDNKSKSTDTESQATMVVSGSIADELSGESLVGVEVKLEGTDRKAYTDFDGNFSFEGVKPGEYKVVTTYISYEKKSEVVNVHANKNDIKIKLQSSN, encoded by the coding sequence ATGAAAAAGGTACTAATTGCAGCATTACTTGTTATTACAGTTTTAGCAGTAAATGCGAAAGAAGACGATAATAAATCGAAAAGTACTGATACCGAAAGTCAGGCAACAATGGTAGTTTCAGGTTCTATTGCCGACGAATTATCAGGGGAGTCGCTTGTAGGTGTTGAAGTAAAGTTGGAGGGAACTGATAGGAAAGCTTACACCGATTTCGATGGAAATTTCTCGTTTGAAGGTGTAAAACCCGGAGAATACAAAGTCGTTACAACTTATATTTCTTACGAGAAAAAATCGGAAGTTGTAAATGTACATGCGAACAAAAACGATATTAAAATAAAGCTGCAATCATCTAATTAA
- a CDS encoding toxin-antitoxin system YwqK family antitoxin, translated as MKKLLVLVGFLALITTASKAQKIEEIDGIYYKNSKKYTGTYQGYYDDNTLQSEVKIKNGKKHGKATIYFKNGHVNEIRSYKHNQMHGKWVMYNEHGIKVSVARYKNGKKNGKWVIWNDYGNLLYELEYDNGEKTGVWKKYDEKGNLISERKY; from the coding sequence ATGAAGAAATTATTGGTTTTAGTTGGATTTTTGGCTTTGATAACCACTGCATCGAAAGCACAAAAAATTGAAGAAATCGACGGGATTTATTACAAGAATTCCAAAAAGTACACCGGAACTTACCAGGGGTATTACGACGATAATACGCTGCAAAGTGAAGTGAAAATAAAGAATGGCAAAAAACACGGAAAAGCAACCATTTACTTTAAAAACGGGCATGTTAACGAGATACGTTCGTACAAACATAACCAGATGCATGGCAAATGGGTGATGTATAACGAGCACGGAATTAAGGTGTCGGTTGCACGCTACAAAAACGGCAAAAAAAATGGTAAATGGGTGATTTGGAACGACTACGGAAATTTATTGTATGAACTGGAATATGATAATGGCGAAAAAACCGGAGTCTGGAAGAAATACGACGAGAAGGGAAACCTGATAAGCGAACGAAAATACTAG
- the trpS gene encoding tryptophan--tRNA ligase — MNKPTVVSGIRPTGYLHLGNYFGAVQNFLKMQDDFNCYFFIADIHSLTTHPTPENLQSGVRQVLAEYLACGIDPEKSTIFIQSDVPEVSELYALLNMNAYLGELERTTSFKDKARQNPDNVNAGLLTYPVLMASDIIIHKAHFVPVGKDQEQNLEMARKFAKRFNRMYKTDVFPIPRPYTFGGGDMIKVPGLDGSGKMGKSEGNAINLYEDPKSIRKKVMRAVTDSGPTEMNQEKPEAIQNLFTLMDIVSTPDTVAHFDELYNKCEIRYGDLKKQLAEDIIAYTSPIRERIIEILKDDAYLAKVAKMGAEKAQESAVKTLQEVKDVIGFKKLF; from the coding sequence ATGAATAAACCGACAGTTGTTAGTGGTATACGCCCGACAGGATATTTGCACCTCGGAAACTATTTTGGAGCCGTGCAAAACTTCTTAAAAATGCAGGACGATTTTAACTGCTACTTTTTTATTGCTGATATTCACTCGTTAACCACGCATCCAACGCCTGAGAATTTGCAGTCGGGTGTGCGCCAGGTACTTGCCGAATATTTGGCTTGCGGTATCGATCCTGAAAAATCAACGATATTCATTCAGAGTGATGTTCCTGAGGTTTCGGAATTGTATGCTTTATTAAATATGAATGCCTATTTGGGCGAACTGGAGCGTACAACTTCGTTTAAAGATAAAGCCCGTCAGAATCCGGATAATGTAAATGCCGGACTGCTGACTTACCCCGTTTTAATGGCTTCGGATATTATTATTCATAAAGCACATTTTGTACCGGTTGGAAAAGACCAGGAGCAAAACCTGGAGATGGCGCGCAAATTTGCCAAACGCTTTAACCGCATGTACAAAACCGATGTGTTCCCTATTCCTCGTCCGTATACTTTTGGTGGCGGCGATATGATAAAGGTTCCGGGATTGGATGGCAGCGGGAAAATGGGAAAATCGGAAGGTAATGCAATCAACTTATACGAAGATCCAAAATCGATCCGCAAAAAAGTAATGCGTGCCGTTACCGACTCAGGACCAACAGAAATGAACCAGGAAAAACCTGAAGCTATTCAGAACCTGTTTACGCTGATGGACATCGTTTCAACACCCGATACTGTTGCGCATTTCGATGAGTTGTACAACAAATGCGAAATCCGTTACGGCGATCTGAAAAAACAACTGGCCGAAGATATTATCGCCTACACATCGCCAATTCGCGAACGTATTATCGAAATTCTGAAAGATGATGCTTACCTGGCAAAAGTGGCGAAAATGGGTGCCGAAAAAGCGCAGGAGTCAGCTGTAAAAACATTGCAAGAAGTAAAAGATGTAATCGGATTCAAGAAACTGTTTTAG
- a CDS encoding TrpB-like pyridoxal phosphate-dependent enzyme yields MTRQKKIFLEESEMPKQWYNLAPDLPSPLNPPLGPDGNPVGPEMLAPVFPMNLIEQEVSQERWIDIPEGIREILVQWRPSPLIRAYELEEALGTPAKIYYKNEGVSPAGSHKPNTAVAQAWYNKEFGIKKLTTETGAGQWGSALSYACAQLGGIECKVFMVRVSFDQKPFRKMMMETWGGKCIASPSTETQAGRDILAQFPDTPGSLGIAISEAVEAAVTDPTGGTRYSLGSVLNHVMLHQTIIGLEAKKQLAKVGIKNPDVVIGCCGGGSNFAGLSFPFMYDKIHGADIQIIGAEPSSCPTLTKAPFIYDNGDVAQMTPLLAMNSLGHNFVPAPIHAGGLRYHGMAPLVSAALRDGLMDAVAVHQSECFEAGLLFAKTEGIIPAPETTHAIAATIREAKKAKEEGKEKTILFNFSGHGLMDLVGYNKYLGGELHDYEYPESEIAANLKKLEGYPLPK; encoded by the coding sequence ATGACTAGACAAAAAAAGATTTTTCTCGAAGAATCGGAAATGCCCAAACAATGGTACAACCTGGCTCCCGATCTTCCATCGCCGTTGAACCCACCACTTGGACCGGACGGAAATCCTGTGGGGCCTGAGATGTTGGCTCCGGTTTTCCCGATGAACCTGATTGAGCAGGAAGTTAGCCAGGAGCGCTGGATTGATATTCCTGAAGGAATTCGTGAAATTCTGGTACAGTGGCGGCCAAGTCCCTTAATTCGTGCTTACGAACTGGAGGAGGCATTGGGAACGCCGGCAAAGATCTATTACAAAAACGAAGGCGTTTCGCCCGCCGGTAGTCATAAACCCAATACAGCCGTGGCGCAAGCCTGGTACAACAAAGAGTTTGGTATTAAAAAACTAACCACTGAAACCGGTGCCGGACAGTGGGGATCAGCATTATCGTATGCCTGTGCACAATTGGGCGGGATTGAATGTAAAGTTTTTATGGTGCGTGTAAGTTTCGATCAGAAACCTTTCCGTAAAATGATGATGGAGACATGGGGCGGCAAGTGTATTGCAAGTCCAAGTACCGAAACACAAGCCGGTCGCGATATTTTAGCACAGTTTCCTGATACACCGGGAAGTTTGGGAATTGCTATTTCAGAAGCCGTTGAAGCAGCAGTTACAGATCCTACCGGCGGAACTCGTTATTCATTGGGATCGGTGTTAAATCACGTAATGTTGCACCAGACTATAATTGGCTTGGAAGCGAAAAAACAGCTGGCAAAAGTGGGTATTAAAAACCCTGATGTAGTTATTGGCTGCTGTGGTGGCGGTAGTAACTTCGCTGGTCTTTCGTTCCCGTTTATGTACGACAAAATTCATGGTGCCGATATTCAGATTATCGGAGCAGAGCCATCGAGCTGCCCAACTTTAACAAAAGCACCGTTCATTTACGATAACGGCGATGTGGCACAAATGACACCGCTTTTGGCGATGAACAGCCTGGGTCACAACTTTGTTCCTGCACCGATTCACGCCGGAGGTTTGCGTTACCACGGAATGGCTCCGCTGGTAAGTGCTGCCTTGCGGGATGGTTTAATGGATGCGGTAGCTGTTCACCAAAGCGAATGTTTCGAGGCCGGGTTATTGTTTGCCAAAACAGAAGGTATTATTCCTGCTCCGGAAACAACACACGCCATTGCTGCTACCATCCGCGAAGCTAAAAAAGCCAAAGAAGAAGGAAAAGAGAAAACGATTCTGTTCAACTTCAGCGGTCATGGTTTGATGGACCTTGTTGGTTACAATAAATACTTAGGTGGAGAACTGCACGATTACGAATATCCGGAATCGGAAATTGCGGCTAACCTGAAAAAACTGGAAGGATACCCATTACCAAAATAG
- a CDS encoding helix-turn-helix transcriptional regulator — translation MTNKNNPGKYFYPIIIILFFVTLESSASSIKGKLIADSTWNQVVYLSLIPGFDQLYAMSNQMIIDHAEIDNNGHFSFETSYFPTKHRLYRLHISKKGDPPASLIIGGKDENHMYLIANKQSNISIINSDSGTIFGNAQIQNSPQTKLLNEVNQMVFYLDTANFNGSPLKRELMETALDEKLRQFADTCSYPLVALYAIYKSNFETHFTTNPEFYIRFLKKWEKEESTYFEEFRKKIPVEADRNFAFIYGIIGLLLGIALMYILGKRQNMRSPNPIHMLTVQERNIFTLLQKGKTNKEISDELNISLSTVKSHVNSIFSKLKVKSRKEILNL, via the coding sequence ATGACTAATAAAAATAACCCGGGAAAGTATTTTTATCCGATCATTATAATTTTGTTTTTTGTAACTCTTGAATCGAGCGCAAGTAGCATCAAAGGAAAATTAATTGCTGATTCTACCTGGAACCAGGTTGTTTACCTCTCATTAATTCCCGGATTCGACCAATTATATGCGATGTCGAACCAAATGATTATCGATCACGCCGAGATAGACAATAATGGTCATTTTTCGTTTGAGACGAGTTATTTTCCCACAAAACATCGTTTGTACCGCCTCCACATTTCAAAAAAAGGCGACCCTCCGGCATCATTAATCATTGGCGGCAAAGATGAGAACCATATGTACCTGATTGCAAACAAACAGTCGAATATATCAATCATAAACAGTGATTCGGGAACCATATTCGGGAACGCTCAGATACAAAACTCGCCTCAAACGAAATTGTTAAATGAAGTCAATCAGATGGTATTTTATCTAGACACAGCTAACTTTAACGGTTCTCCTTTAAAAAGGGAACTCATGGAAACTGCGCTTGACGAAAAGCTTCGACAATTTGCCGATACCTGTTCTTATCCTCTGGTAGCGCTCTATGCCATCTATAAAAGTAACTTTGAGACTCATTTTACAACTAACCCAGAGTTTTATATTCGCTTTCTTAAAAAATGGGAGAAAGAGGAGTCGACCTATTTTGAAGAATTCAGAAAAAAAATTCCTGTAGAGGCTGATCGAAACTTTGCATTTATTTACGGAATTATTGGCTTACTTCTTGGCATTGCTTTAATGTACATATTGGGAAAAAGGCAGAATATGAGGTCTCCAAATCCGATACACATGCTAACCGTTCAGGAAAGAAACATTTTCACTTTATTACAAAAAGGGAAAACGAACAAAGAGATATCCGATGAATTAAACATTAGCCTTAGTACCGTGAAATCACATGTTAACAGCATATTTTCAAAGCTTAAAGTGAAGTCCAGAAAAGAGATTCTCAATCTTTGA
- a CDS encoding PhnA domain-containing protein — MSIERELQKRTSVCELCGSEDNLGVFTVSPATQESEKDSIYICATCSGQINEPETMDANHWRCLNDSMWSTVPAVQVVAWRMLNRLKAEGWPQDLLDMLYLDEETQEWAEATGEGIDPDDVVKHLDSNGAVLQAGDTVVLIKDLNVKGGGFTAKRGTAVRNISLVHDNPEQIEGKVNGQHIVILTQYVKKN, encoded by the coding sequence ATGAGTATAGAAAGAGAATTGCAAAAACGCACTTCGGTTTGTGAATTGTGCGGATCGGAAGATAACCTGGGTGTATTTACCGTGTCGCCGGCAACACAGGAAAGCGAAAAAGACAGTATTTATATTTGTGCAACCTGCTCGGGTCAGATCAACGAGCCAGAGACGATGGATGCCAACCACTGGCGCTGTTTGAATGACAGTATGTGGAGCACAGTACCAGCTGTTCAGGTGGTGGCCTGGAGAATGTTGAACCGTTTAAAAGCTGAAGGCTGGCCACAAGACTTACTCGATATGCTTTACCTCGACGAAGAAACGCAGGAGTGGGCAGAGGCAACCGGCGAAGGAATTGATCCGGATGATGTGGTAAAACACCTCGACAGTAACGGCGCTGTTTTACAGGCCGGCGATACAGTTGTATTGATAAAAGACCTGAATGTTAAAGGTGGTGGATTTACAGCGAAACGTGGTACTGCCGTTCGTAATATATCACTGGTACACGATAATCCCGAACAAATTGAAGGGAAAGTAAATGGTCAGCATATCGTTATTCTTACTCAATATGTGAAGAAGAATTAG
- the ybaK gene encoding Cys-tRNA(Pro) deacylase: MKKTNAARLLDSKKIAYELVEYHVDEADLSATHVAESLGQNVEQVFKTLVLRGKNTGVFVAVIPGAAELNLKKAAKISGNKSVEMVLMKELLGLTGYIRGACSPMGMKKPYPIFIHETCLNFDYIFVSAGKRGMQIKIDPKDLVVCTGAQVADLID, translated from the coding sequence ATGAAGAAGACAAATGCTGCCCGTTTACTCGACAGCAAAAAGATAGCGTACGAGCTGGTTGAATACCACGTTGATGAGGCGGACCTAAGCGCTACTCATGTTGCCGAATCGCTGGGGCAGAATGTTGAGCAGGTTTTTAAAACCCTTGTTTTAAGGGGTAAGAACACGGGGGTGTTTGTAGCTGTTATCCCCGGAGCAGCCGAACTAAATTTGAAAAAGGCGGCAAAAATATCGGGGAATAAAAGCGTGGAAATGGTGCTGATGAAAGAACTGCTGGGACTCACCGGATACATCCGTGGAGCATGTTCGCCAATGGGAATGAAAAAACCATACCCAATCTTTATTCACGAAACCTGCCTGAATTTCGATTACATTTTTGTGAGTGCCGGAAAAAGGGGGATGCAGATAAAAATCGATCCCAAAGATCTGGTTGTCTGCACCGGGGCCCAGGTTGCCGACCTGATTGATTAA